In one window of Nakamurella sp. PAMC28650 DNA:
- a CDS encoding glycosyltransferase family 2 protein, with amino-acid sequence MRIAVITIVAGRHAHLHHQQVGLARSALSPDVYVVVSMGDPAAIQQTRSGPLADGGCEVRTRLIECDEHLPLAAARNLGAAEALRAGADQLIFLDVDCIPSAALIDSYRRSLAASTTPALHCGVVRYLDPDARVADLDTLQGDPHPARPNPAPGELMPSSSWSLFWSLSFALSAAAWRQLGGFHEEYVGYGAEDTDFGYAAHRAGVDLVWVGGAEAFHQYHPTQRLPVDHLEDILRNAAIFERRWGFWPMTGWLRGFEDAGLAGYDAAANRWTPTTSAPAP; translated from the coding sequence GTGAGGATCGCGGTCATCACCATCGTCGCGGGTCGACACGCCCATCTCCACCACCAACAGGTCGGTCTGGCCCGTTCGGCTCTCTCGCCCGACGTCTACGTGGTGGTGTCGATGGGTGATCCGGCGGCGATCCAGCAGACCCGGAGCGGGCCGCTCGCGGACGGCGGCTGCGAGGTGCGGACGCGGCTGATCGAGTGCGACGAGCACCTTCCACTGGCGGCGGCCAGGAATCTCGGTGCCGCGGAGGCACTGCGCGCCGGCGCCGACCAGTTGATCTTCCTCGATGTCGATTGCATCCCGTCGGCCGCGTTGATCGATTCCTACCGTCGGTCGTTGGCCGCCTCGACGACGCCGGCCCTGCATTGCGGTGTGGTGCGCTACCTCGACCCCGATGCGCGCGTGGCCGATCTGGACACCCTGCAGGGTGATCCGCATCCCGCGCGCCCGAACCCGGCACCCGGGGAACTGATGCCGTCCTCGTCGTGGAGTCTGTTCTGGTCGTTGTCGTTCGCGCTCTCGGCTGCCGCCTGGCGACAGCTGGGAGGCTTTCACGAGGAGTACGTGGGATACGGCGCGGAGGACACCGACTTCGGGTACGCCGCTCATCGCGCGGGCGTCGACCTGGTCTGGGTGGGGGGCGCCGAGGCATTTCATCAATACCATCCGACGCAGCGGCTTCCGGTGGATCATCTCGAGGACATCCTGCGCAACGCCGCAATTTTCGAGCGCCGCTGGGGTTTCTGGCCGATGACGGGATGGTTGAGAGGTTTCGAGGACGCCGGGCTGGCGGGCTACGACGCCGCGGCCAACAGATGGACCCCGACGACGTCGGCCCCGGCGCCCTGA